Part of the Vigna angularis cultivar LongXiaoDou No.4 chromosome 1, ASM1680809v1, whole genome shotgun sequence genome, TGAGTGACATCGTTAGACAACGATTCCCGATTTTATGTATAAAACGAAATAATCAGTTTACACTTTTCTTTTACTATAAGAAGTAAGATGTACCAGAGTGCTAAAATAATTAATGGACATGTACAAGCTTTGTAGTTCTGTTATGCCTAAAAGTAAGGAAATCGACAAAGAAAGAAAGGACGAGCGTATGGATATATACTCCTATGAAGAAGATTTTCTATTGCgttgaaaagagtgaagaaaaatTACCAATTTCCTACGATGAAGCAAATGCTCGAGAACAAAGTTGACACTGTCTTTCAATAAGTAACCACAATATATGTATCCTATCCTGTAAGAACATGAGCTTCTTAGCTTGTTCAATCCACATTCTTCTCAAGAAGACCAAGAATTCCGTATTCACAGGGCAGTAAAtttctaaaatgtattttaacaTCTCAGTTTTTATCAGAATGTTTAGAGACTTTCACACCAATCACTTTGGCGCCGTGCCTTCTCTTATTTCGACTGCGCCTGGATCTAGATGTTCTGGTCTTTGTAGAATGCTTACTCGTATGTTCTTGTGTGCCAATTAGCTCTTTTTCATTGATTGGGAATTGACGAGGAGCATCTGGCCATGGAGTACGTTTTGACGGGACTGTGATGTCCAGAGGAGGGTCAATTTTCCATCTGCATTGCATCGAATGGTCAGGATATGCACAGAAAACATGATAATTTAAACTCCCCAAATTCCAGAAAACAAGAACGAATAAATATTACCACTACTGAggaaataaaaactaaaataaatactgaattttattacttatttgattttttaaaatacatttatatagtttttagaAAATCACATTGGACCTTCTCCTCAAGGcccataaaaaatttaaattaaattatgggTCTGGTGTGGAGCCAAAATATTAATATGACCGTGAGGAGGCTGGAATTTGTCAAGGAAAGGGACAAACGCCGGAGAGAAAGTGTTAAGTGCTATTTGTTGTACTAATGAAGTAAGTTGCTTGAATCTAGGTAAtgaagagaagaggaatcacCGAGCAGGGAATTTGCTGTCTGTGCGAGCTTCAACCCGCAGCCACCAGAGCAAAACATGGCGTCCACAACTGCCAAGTGGTTCAACCACGGAGGGGTCTCTTAGCAGAGACAGGGGACTTTCTATGTCCTCAACAATCTCATCCATCTCTTGAAGATCCTTAATCCATTCTGGTCTATTAACAAGATCCCTCCAAAGCAACCTAGAATTCAACACAAACCCAGCCCACTCAATCTTTCTGGGCAGCACAGGTGCCAGATCATCTATGTAAACTGCACTTTTTCCAACATAGCGCAATGATTTGAAGGTATGCCACCCAACAAGATTATTGGTTGCATTACAAGCAGGACCTTGCACTGGTATTGCTGAAGCCTCCTCCACACGACCTGAATGAACAAGAATTCCAATCGAAAACGCACCAATCCACTTCACATTTTGAATCTCATCAAACAACTCCATGCTATGCATATTGCTATCATCTACAAACATCACAATTCCTTCCAGCCTCTCGTTGCTCACAATCCTATTC contains:
- the LOC108336943 gene encoding beta-1,4-xylosyltransferase IRX14, which produces MKFSAWQQSYINRRSNSFRAPLPLESSGESSSKSPVTTFSFLLHAACCLISVVLGFRFSRLVYLFFFSVTSTNLSAFRGGEIPTPLVVHSSLTTKPMENPANQTAGSRVLVGRHGIQVRPWPHPNPEETMKAYRIIERVQREQRALFGVKKAKTVIAVTPTHVRTFQKLHLSCVMHSLMLVPYDVVWIVVEAGRVSNETASIIAKSGLRTIHVGFNHGMPISWDERHKLEARMRLHALRIVSNERLEGIVMFVDDSNMHSMELFDEIQNVKWIGAFSIGILVHSGRVEEASAIPVQGPACNATNNLVGWHTFKSLRYVGKSAVYIDDLAPVLPRKIEWAGFVLNSRLLWRDLVNRPEWIKDLQEMDEIVEDIESPLSLLRDPSVVEPLGSCGRHVLLWWLRVEARTDSKFPARWKIDPPLDITVPSKRTPWPDAPRQFPINEKELIGTQEHTSKHSTKTRTSRSRRSRNKRRHGAKVIGVKVSKHSDKN